Proteins encoded together in one Streptomyces umbrinus window:
- a CDS encoding LPXTG cell wall anchor domain-containing protein, whose protein sequence is MLRPRAAGALVGITAVVLTAVVVSTPAVGADDQPGTKGYEQTARLTTVGKPLDLLVHPESGKLYVGSDAVAGTTGGSLAGVYVVDPASGNVLNWVKTSPGSTGAPAQLPGKRLVGPLPGDGVHYLVGLRGIAAVKDGDAAGRGGWLTGTTITQAKAGAKAGTVVVVRGTKLEEVTVGETSVTVERSLTLPAAGGPLAVDTAAGQIWVTDNTDSLLLRVGSADFTPDGKEIPLAAGAAVSFLEWDTEHGVLWAGRGTVLEAYDIATGKLAASFDAKPGDTIADVAVDPHSDRAFAVWQDWGNPPEEGDGVGQLAVYDTATLKDLDMGAELPGVNGQLGSSSVAVTPGGDSVFVASPSEASLTVFRAPVPPPPSESPSPSDPGSPSPSDPASPSPSDGTSEPSPGDSGPDADPTGSGTIVPVDGPTADGDSAGGTGSGGARTTTGGGSLDTTGDGSLASTGTDVLLPAAAGTAALLAAGTAAVLWRRRRATT, encoded by the coding sequence GTGCTCCGCCCCCGGGCGGCGGGCGCCCTCGTGGGGATCACGGCGGTGGTCCTCACCGCCGTCGTCGTCAGCACGCCCGCCGTCGGCGCCGACGACCAGCCGGGGACGAAGGGGTATGAGCAGACGGCCCGCCTCACGACCGTCGGCAAGCCGCTCGACCTGCTGGTGCACCCCGAGTCGGGGAAGCTGTACGTCGGTTCCGACGCCGTCGCCGGTACGACGGGCGGGAGCCTCGCCGGGGTCTATGTCGTCGACCCGGCCTCCGGGAACGTACTGAACTGGGTGAAGACCTCGCCCGGCAGCACGGGCGCACCCGCCCAGCTTCCGGGCAAACGGCTCGTCGGGCCGCTGCCGGGCGACGGGGTGCACTACCTGGTCGGGCTGCGCGGGATCGCCGCCGTGAAGGACGGCGACGCGGCGGGGCGCGGGGGCTGGCTCACCGGCACGACGATCACGCAGGCCAAGGCCGGTGCGAAAGCCGGCACGGTCGTGGTCGTACGCGGGACGAAACTGGAGGAGGTCACCGTCGGCGAGACCTCGGTGACCGTGGAGCGCTCCCTGACCCTGCCGGCCGCCGGCGGTCCGCTCGCCGTGGACACCGCCGCCGGGCAGATCTGGGTCACCGACAACACCGACAGCCTGCTGCTCAGGGTCGGTTCGGCCGACTTCACGCCGGACGGCAAGGAGATCCCGCTGGCCGCGGGAGCCGCGGTGTCCTTCCTGGAGTGGGACACCGAGCACGGAGTGCTGTGGGCCGGGCGCGGCACCGTACTGGAGGCGTACGACATCGCCACCGGCAAACTGGCCGCCTCCTTCGACGCGAAGCCCGGCGACACCATCGCGGATGTCGCCGTGGACCCGCACTCCGACCGGGCGTTCGCCGTGTGGCAGGACTGGGGCAACCCGCCGGAGGAGGGGGACGGCGTGGGGCAGCTCGCGGTGTACGACACGGCGACGCTCAAGGACCTCGACATGGGCGCCGAACTGCCGGGCGTCAACGGCCAGTTGGGCAGCTCGTCCGTCGCGGTGACACCGGGCGGCGATTCGGTGTTCGTCGCGAGCCCGTCCGAGGCCTCGCTCACCGTGTTCCGGGCGCCGGTGCCGCCGCCGCCCTCGGAGTCGCCGTCACCGTCCGACCCGGGGTCGCCTTCGCCCTCGGACCCGGCCTCGCCCAGCCCCTCGGACGGAACGTCCGAGCCGTCGCCCGGCGACTCGGGACCGGACGCCGACCCGACCGGCTCCGGCACCATCGTTCCCGTCGACGGTCCGACCGCCGACGGAGACAGCGCGGGCGGCACGGGAAGCGGTGGCGCGCGGACCACCACCGGTGGCGGCTCGCTCGACACCACCGGCGACGGCTCGCTCGCCTCGACCGGCACCGACGTGCTCCTGCCCGCCGCGGCCGGCACCGCGGCGCTGCTCGCCGCCGGCACCGCCGCGGTGCTGTGGCGCCGCCGACGGGCCACGACGTAG
- a CDS encoding AIM24 family protein, translating into MKGDLFSSEYMVQPATAAGMSVENAKSIKYAVNGEMLARQGAMIAYRGSLQFERKGQGVGGMLKRAVTGEGLALMAVRGQGEAWFAHEAQNCFIVDIDPGDVFTVNGRNVLCFDASLKYEIKTVKGAGITGGGLFNSVFTGHGRLGLVCEGNPLVIPVSPQWPVYVDTDAIVGWTANLQTSLHRSQSIGSMIRGGSGEAVQLMLQGEGYVVVRPTEATPQKVQQH; encoded by the coding sequence ATGAAGGGTGATCTGTTTTCCAGCGAGTACATGGTGCAGCCGGCCACTGCGGCGGGCATGAGTGTCGAGAACGCCAAGTCGATCAAGTACGCCGTCAACGGCGAGATGCTCGCCCGGCAGGGCGCGATGATCGCCTACCGGGGCAGTCTGCAGTTCGAGCGCAAGGGCCAGGGCGTCGGCGGCATGCTCAAACGGGCGGTCACGGGCGAGGGGTTGGCGCTCATGGCGGTGCGCGGGCAGGGGGAGGCCTGGTTCGCGCACGAGGCGCAGAACTGCTTCATCGTCGACATCGACCCCGGTGACGTCTTCACCGTCAACGGCCGCAACGTACTGTGCTTCGACGCCTCACTGAAGTACGAGATCAAGACGGTGAAGGGCGCGGGCATCACGGGTGGCGGGCTGTTCAACAGCGTCTTCACCGGACACGGCAGGCTCGGTCTCGTCTGCGAGGGCAACCCGCTGGTCATCCCCGTCTCGCCGCAGTGGCCGGTGTACGTCGACACGGACGCGATCGTCGGCTGGACGGCCAACCTCCAGACCTCACTGCACCGTTCGCAGTCCATAGGCTCGATGATCCGCGGTGGCTCCGGCGAGGCCGTGCAGTTGATGCTCCAGGGCGAGGGATACGTCGTCGTACGGCCGACTGAGGCGACACCGCAGAAGGTCCAACAGCACTGA
- a CDS encoding S8 family peptidase, whose protein sequence is MRTPRPARRKLISVAAISATLLAGTATSLALAGPATAKVPAEQAAKTAAAAVAAPAERLIVGYKSGATEARSNKAASADAEAKGKEAGESLDFQRRLGTGAALVDLGEQLSKADVADVVAEYQADPQVAYVVPDRLNKPQADPNDTEYSKQWDLFETTAGMRVPGAWDTATGSGVTVAVIDTGYVTHSDLAANIVAGYDFISDTAVSVDGNGRDSNPADPGDWYAAGECEQTTGSSSSWHGTHVAGTIAAVTNNSKGVAGIAYNAKISPLRVLGKCGGYDSDIIDAITWASGGTVSGVPANTNVAKVINMSLGGGGACTTATQTAINNAVGRGTTVVVAAGNSNANAANYSPASCGNVISVAALNRAGAKASYSNYGSVVDIAAPGGQTSTGTANGILSTLNSGTQGPGSESYAYYQGTSMAAPHIAGLAALAKSANSTLTPAQIESAIKTNSRALPGACSGGCGAGLADAAKTVQAVSGSGGSTGGTTFTSTTAVSIPDAGSAVESSIAVTGRTGNAPSALQVGVDITHTYRGDLVIDLVAPDGTAYRLKSSGSDSADNVNTTYTVDASSETANGTWKLRVQDVASADTGTINSWKLTF, encoded by the coding sequence TTGCGTACTCCTCGACCCGCGAGACGGAAGCTGATATCCGTCGCCGCGATCTCCGCGACACTCCTGGCCGGGACCGCCACGTCCCTCGCGCTGGCCGGTCCCGCCACCGCCAAGGTCCCCGCCGAGCAGGCCGCGAAGACCGCCGCCGCTGCCGTGGCCGCCCCCGCCGAGCGACTGATCGTCGGCTACAAGTCGGGCGCCACCGAGGCCAGGTCGAACAAGGCCGCCTCCGCCGACGCCGAGGCCAAGGGCAAGGAGGCCGGCGAGAGCCTGGACTTCCAGCGCCGCCTCGGCACCGGTGCCGCGCTGGTCGACCTCGGCGAGCAGCTGAGCAAGGCCGATGTCGCCGACGTCGTCGCCGAGTACCAGGCCGACCCGCAGGTCGCGTACGTCGTGCCGGACCGCCTCAACAAGCCGCAGGCCGACCCGAACGACACCGAGTACAGCAAGCAGTGGGACCTCTTCGAGACCACCGCGGGCATGCGCGTGCCCGGCGCCTGGGACACCGCGACCGGCAGTGGCGTGACCGTCGCCGTCATCGACACCGGTTACGTCACCCACTCCGACCTCGCCGCCAACATCGTCGCGGGCTACGACTTCATCTCCGACACCGCGGTCTCGGTCGACGGCAACGGGCGCGACAGCAACCCGGCCGACCCGGGCGACTGGTACGCCGCCGGCGAGTGCGAGCAGACCACGGGCAGCTCCTCCTCCTGGCACGGCACCCACGTGGCGGGCACCATCGCGGCCGTCACCAACAACAGCAAGGGCGTCGCGGGCATCGCGTACAACGCGAAGATCTCCCCGCTGCGCGTCCTCGGCAAGTGCGGCGGCTACGACTCCGACATCATCGACGCCATCACCTGGGCGTCCGGCGGTACGGTCTCCGGCGTCCCGGCCAACACCAACGTCGCCAAGGTCATCAACATGAGCCTGGGCGGCGGCGGTGCCTGCACCACGGCCACCCAGACCGCCATCAACAACGCGGTCGGCCGGGGCACCACGGTCGTCGTCGCGGCGGGCAACAGCAACGCCAACGCGGCCAACTACTCGCCGGCCAGCTGCGGCAACGTGATCTCGGTCGCCGCCCTCAACCGCGCGGGTGCCAAGGCGAGTTACTCCAACTACGGCTCGGTCGTCGACATCGCGGCACCCGGCGGCCAGACCAGCACCGGCACCGCCAACGGCATCCTGTCCACGCTGAACTCCGGTACGCAGGGCCCCGGTTCGGAGTCGTACGCCTACTACCAGGGCACCAGCATGGCCGCCCCGCACATCGCGGGTCTCGCCGCGCTCGCCAAGTCGGCGAACTCCACGCTGACCCCGGCCCAGATCGAGTCCGCGATCAAGACCAACTCGCGTGCTCTGCCCGGTGCCTGCTCGGGCGGCTGTGGAGCGGGTCTCGCGGACGCGGCCAAGACGGTGCAGGCGGTAAGCGGGTCCGGAGGCTCCACGGGGGGCACCACCTTCACCAGCACCACGGCCGTCTCCATCCCGGACGCCGGCTCGGCCGTCGAGTCCTCGATCGCGGTGACCGGCCGCACCGGCAACGCGCCCTCGGCCCTCCAGGTCGGCGTCGACATCACCCACACCTACCGCGGTGACCTGGTGATCGACCTGGTCGCCCCGGACGGCACGGCGTACCGGCTGAAGTCCTCGGGCTCGGACTCGGCCGACAACGTCAACACGACCTACACCGTGGACGCGTCCAGCGAGACCGCCAACGGCACCTGGAAGCTGCGCGTGCAGGACGTGGCCTCGGCGGACACCGGCACGATCAACAGCTGGAAGCTGACCTTCTGA
- a CDS encoding ABC transporter substrate-binding protein, translating into MHAPRPAAPAPAPVRALSRRGALTAVGALGLGGLLTACGSDGDKDSDGGNATNPSTGGGTWRFKDDRGTTAEADRTPKRLVAFVGAAAALHDLGIECTGVFGPTKLANGKPDPRAGGIDVDKVTILGNTYPQFNVERYAGLRPDLLIAQMTEPPALWYVPEESAEKIESLAPSVGILTAKSSLTHVIGRFADLAKSLGADLTADPVTSAEEHFKSASATLRRAAGEARAKGRGGLKVMVVSASADILYVAAPDAFTDLRYYESLGVEFVTPSKTGSGGFWQELGWENADMYEADLILVDNRVGNLQPADLKKTKPTWARLPAVRADRTFPWAVEERYSHAGYAPRIEQLAAALRQSEPLTP; encoded by the coding sequence ATGCATGCCCCGCGCCCCGCCGCCCCTGCGCCCGCGCCCGTCCGCGCGCTCTCCCGTCGCGGGGCCCTCACCGCGGTGGGAGCCCTCGGCCTGGGCGGTCTGCTCACGGCGTGCGGCAGCGACGGAGACAAGGACAGTGACGGCGGCAACGCCACCAACCCGTCCACCGGCGGGGGAACATGGCGTTTCAAGGACGACCGCGGGACGACGGCCGAAGCGGACCGGACGCCGAAGCGCCTGGTCGCCTTCGTCGGCGCGGCCGCCGCGCTGCACGACCTCGGCATCGAGTGCACGGGCGTCTTCGGCCCGACGAAGCTGGCGAACGGCAAGCCCGACCCCCGGGCCGGCGGCATCGACGTGGACAAGGTGACGATCCTCGGCAACACCTATCCCCAGTTCAACGTCGAGCGGTACGCCGGACTGCGGCCCGACCTGCTGATCGCCCAGATGACCGAGCCGCCGGCGCTCTGGTACGTCCCCGAGGAGTCGGCCGAGAAGATCGAGTCGCTCGCCCCCAGCGTCGGCATCCTCACCGCGAAGAGCTCGCTCACCCATGTGATCGGCCGCTTCGCCGACCTCGCGAAGTCACTCGGCGCGGACCTGACGGCCGATCCGGTCACCTCCGCGGAGGAGCACTTCAAGTCGGCCTCTGCCACCTTGCGCCGAGCGGCCGGAGAGGCCCGCGCGAAGGGCCGTGGTGGCCTGAAGGTCATGGTGGTCTCCGCCTCGGCCGACATCCTGTACGTCGCAGCCCCGGACGCCTTCACGGACCTGCGCTACTACGAGTCGCTCGGTGTCGAGTTCGTGACGCCCTCGAAGACGGGCTCGGGCGGCTTCTGGCAGGAACTCGGCTGGGAGAACGCCGACATGTACGAGGCCGACCTGATCCTCGTCGACAACCGCGTCGGCAACCTCCAGCCGGCCGACCTCAAGAAGACCAAGCCGACCTGGGCCCGACTGCCCGCCGTACGGGCGGACCGGACGTTCCCGTGGGCCGTCGAGGAGCGGTACAGCCACGCCGGGTACGCGCCACGCATCGAGCAACTGGCGGCGGCGCTACGGCAGTCGGAGCCCCTGACCCCGTAG